In Camelina sativa cultivar DH55 chromosome 17, Cs, whole genome shotgun sequence, the genomic stretch TGTATATTTCAGTTTCGCTACGTTTGTTTTAGTGATCTTTAACACCTTGTATATTgatttctgtttctttattttgatataGGTACGAGGAATTGAAACAGTGACTACATATGACCCAACAACTGAGGAGTTTGTGATAAGTACTCCTTGTGAATCTGCTCAGAAGTATTGGATCGGTGGAGCAGCTAATGTAAGTTGCTATTATTATACCTATCTTGAGTGtaccaaaatcatattttctgtttagtttCTAAATTCTGACTGACGTTGTATTAATTTTCGATTGTTCAGCATGCAACCCACACAATTGTGTTTTCACAGCTTCATATTAACGGAACCAATCAGGGGGTTCATGCCTTTATCGCCCAAATTAGGGATCAAGATGGTAACATATGTCCAAACATCCGCATTGCTGACTGTGGACACAAAATTGGTTTGAATGGTGTTGACAATGGCCGGATATGGTATTCATAAACACTCAAACGTTTATGTAGATTTACCTTATACTAAGGGTGTGTACTTCATGGAAGATTTCACTGTGATTATAGGTTTGACAATCTTCGAATCCCAAGAGAGAACTTATTGAATGCAGTTGCTGATGTTTCATCTGATGGGAAGTATGTTAGCGCAATTAAAGATCCTGATCAGGTATATGCTACACCTTTGAACGAACCATTTTTATAGGATATACTTGTCGAGTTGCAGTGGTAATGTTTCCAATTTTCATTTCAGAGATTTGGAGCATTCATGGCCCCTTTGACCTCTGGCCGAGTCACGATTGCATCAAGTGCGATTTATTCCGCAAAGGTACAGATTTTTTcagtaattttgttttagtctcTTTACATAAAGATTTTGTAAGACATGATGTAGGAACAACTGTAGTTGATTGAGATTTTACTGTGGTAGGTCGGATTAGCTACTGCTATAAGGTACTCATTATCGAGAAGAGCCTTCTCTGTTACAGCCAATGGTCCTGAAGTCCTCCTTCTTGATTACCCAAGTCATCAGAGGCGACTGCTACCACTCCTAGCGAAGACGTAAGTATCTTGATTACCCAAGTCATCAAGTTTTTAAAGATgagttgttttctttatttacttCTCATTTTCCACAGATATGCTATGAGTTTTGCTGCAAATGAATTGAAGATGATTTACGTGAAGAGGACACCTGAGACCAACAAAGCCATCCACGTCGTTTCAAGTGGGTTCAAAGCTGTTCTCACCTGGCACAATATGCGAACACTTCAGGTTTACCGATACATTATACGCACGGTTATGTGAGAAAGCTATCCTGCCTATAAGCCATACTGaggtttttttgtgtttttttcctaaGGAATGTCGTGAAGCTGTCGGAGGGCAAGGTATCAAAACAGAAAATCTAGTTGGTCAGTTGAAAGGTGAATTTGATGTGCAGACTACATTTGAGGGTGACAATAATGTATTGATGCAGCAGGTAGGCAGCAGCAGattattgtgatttgtgaagaCGATTAATGCTGTACATTGCCTTGTTTTGACCATCTTCTTATGTGAAACTTAGGTGAGCAAAGCACTTTTTGCTGAATATGTCTCGtgtaagaagagaaacaaaccaTTTAAAGGATTGGGATTGGAGCACATGAACGGTTCTCGTCCTGTATTGCCAACTCAACTCACATCGTCTACCCTCAGATGCAGCCAGTTCCAGGTCATATGCCTCCTCATACATGTTTTCCATCTTCCCATTTATTTAGATGaattttccaatttttgttAAACATTTTCTTGTGTATTTTGCCCCTACCAGACAAATGTGTTCTGCTTAAGAGAGCGAGATCTCCTGGAACAATTTACTTCTGAAATTGCACAGCTTCAAGGGAGAGGAGAAAGTCGAGAGATCTCGTTCCTCCAGGTAAGCAAATTTCTCATATAAAATTTGCTTTCCGTTTCTGTTCTCCAGCCTTTAGGATTCAGTAACTTAGTTTTCTTCTGCTTTTCACCCGGGCTTGCAGAGTCATCAACTTGCTGAAGACTTGGGTAAAGCTTTTACAGAGAAGGCAATACTGCAAACCATTTTGGATGCTGAGGCCAAGTTACCTGCTGGCTCAGTAAAGGTAAGTAAATCGATTATTATTTGTGATGTTTTGAACCTTTTTAGTTGAATCGTAGTTGTTTTGCTATCTAGGGATCAGGGATGGTACCTCAGGCTTCCATGTTTAATGATTAACGTGCAGAGTCATTGATTTAAAACAATAGGTTATTGTTCGATAGCTTGAAATATGCTGTGAGACTAGTGGGATGGTTTGCTTCTATAGGCACAATAGTTCATCTACTGTTAGTGACAATAGGGAAAAGCAGAGCGTTGTTCTTTGTGTGGTTTAATATATAGACTACTACTACACTAAGAGTGAAGAAGACTATAACTACAAGAGGAGAGTGAAGAAGACTACCACTACAAGAGGAACTAATCTAAACTAACTACGTCCTTGTATATGATGACAGGATGTGTTGGGTCTTGTAAGATCAATGTATGCATTGATCAGCTTGGAAGAAGATCCATCGTTGCTGAGATACGGTTACCTCTCTCGGGAGAATGTTGGAGATGTGAGGAGAGAAGTTTCTAAGCTCTGTGGAGAGCTTAGACCTCACGCACTTGCACTTGTCACTTCATTCGGCATTCCAGACTCCTTCTTGAGTCCAATTGCATTCAACTGGGTGGAAGCCAACGCTTGGTCTTCAGTTTAGATACTACTAGTTGTAGTCTCTTCCACAATTCCCACATCTCCTAAAAGTTAAGTTTCAACACACGTTATCTACAGAAGCTGTTGTAAGCTTTTTCTAATAAAAGGGGTATGTAATATATGTATCCAGAGTTTATTCTTTGATTAAACtggtccaaacaaaaaaaatagtttggtaataattttcaaattatagtCAATAattgttatgattttttattggttCAGTTGTGGATATTATAATCGTCATTCATGTTTCATTACCAgcatttatattttactttgttatattaactaaaaatagtttgctatattaactaaaaaaaacccaaatgaTTATGTGCAAgtgtaaaaaacaaattgagtGTATGACATCTCTAACGATCAAATGTAATCAAATGACAGGAGTCAACACTCGGTTAGTTTTAacaattgtataaatcattcggtttttattaattaatatgacAAGCTAAGGTTCTTAAGTGGGGTTTAGATTTGTTACTTGTGTATGAGTTTTACTTGTAGAGCTAGCTAGGGTTgtaaaaagtaaagaagagaaaggaaaaataacTAACCTTTACGTCTCATGCGGCGTTTCTCAATGCATATGAAGTTGCagatcatcaatcatcatcagtTCATCACCAATTTCACTGTTGTTGTCAATAACAAGAAACATGGTGAAATTGAAGTCCAGCCAAATTTCGAATGCCCTGCAACGCAAGAAATCAATTGGATAAGAGTATAAGACCTCAatgtttttgttaaacaaaaaaaaaacgacaatCAGAGAAAATTAGGGCATAAATAAGCGAATGGAATAAAACACGAAAAGGAGAAAATAcgaaaaccaaattatataaataaactaaagaTCGAGTTCCAAAATTACTCCAAAACGGAAAGAGTAGTGTAAATAATGAAAACATAACCTGATGAGGTTTTTAGTGGCGTGATGGATGAAAAGAATCCAGTCTCTAAACCTCGTCAATGATGGAATAAAGCAGCAAaacttgttctctctctctctctctcgaaccAAAACAGTATAGATCGACGGAACTTGAAGATCTCGCGCAGGTAATCCCACCGTTCATCTCTGCGCGCGGCTATCTTAACGAGACGAGTGATTTAGGTTTAGGAGGCCGCTCTCACTCTGTTTtccatcttttttattttttgttctaaagATTCTGAACGAAGACGGACGAGCTAGGTACTACTTACTGTATTTAAAGGAAACGAGcatgcccaaaaaaaaaaaggaaaccacATGATcgcccaaaaagaaaagaaaaggaaaaggcaTTATTGTATGGAACGGTCAAAAACAAAATGCACCGACTTTTCTCAATTGGGCTAATCTTGTCAAGTTGATGTAACTACGGAAACGGGCCTAACTGGGCCTAGTATTGTTTTTCGGCGAGCCCATGTTCTCGCCAACCACATACTCCCGCCGTCTTCGAACCTCTGCCTCACGCCGGAGGTATGTTTGCAGTACTATCCATGAGAGCTACGGATTCCAAGTCAATGAGATGAGGAAATTGCTCGCTCGACTGGCTTTTTGGGCTCATGATTCGGAGCAATCTGTTCAATCCGAATGTGAGAGGAGGCAAGACTTTCGTCTCGCCGGATTACAATCAGACGGCGGAGCAACAGCGCGAGATAAGTATGCGGAGGGTTTTGTACTTGCTCGATTGATGGAGACAGGTCCTGAGGCTGTGCTCAAGAAGTTTGCTTTGTACGAAGTATGTGGGATTTATGATTAATTTACTCCCTCTCCGCCAAACTCGGTGTTCACTTCTTGTTATGGTATGTCCCTTTGATTTTCTCAATTTGGAGATGTGTTCTGCTCCTCTCTATAAGAAAGATTTATGTTTGTACTAATGTGGCAACTATCTGGGATATTGACATTGGCATGATTTGAATTCAGGGGTAATGCTGTTAAGTTCTTTGGGACAAGGCGTCACCATGAAAAGTGGCTCAAAGACACTGAAGATTATGTTGTTAAGGGCTGCTTTGCAATGACTGAGTTGGGCCATGGAACTAATGTATGAATATTTCTTTCACTATCATTTTGCACATATTCTTAACTATTATGTTATCGGTGATCTTTGATTCTTTTCATTTAATGGCTTTCAGGTTAGGGGAATTGAAACTGTGACTACTTATGACCCAGCAAGTGAGGAGTTTGTGATAAATACTCCTTGTGAATCTGCTCAGAAGTATTTGATTGGTGAGGCAGCTAATGTAAGTAGTCACTATGCTTaactcagtttttttcttcactgATCTGCCACATACTGACTTTGTGATATACTGTTGGTTGTGTGAAGGTGCAGACGCCAATGTTACGATTGCCTCAAGTGCAATTTACTCTGCAAAGGTATCTCCTTACAGAAATCTTTTGTGAGATATCAACTTAAATATCTCCGAACTAAATGTTACTGATTAAGATTCTTACTGTGGCAGCTCGGATTAGCTGTTGCTGTCTAGGTTGCTGTAAGGTACTCACTTACGAGAAGAGCCTTCTCTGTTGCAGCCAATGGTCCTGAAGTCCTCCTTCTTGATTATCCAAGTCATCAAAGACGACTTTTACCACTCCTAGCAAAGACGTAAGCATCTTTCTGAGCAATATGTAACTTCCGAAATGAAAAGTATTTCTTGGCTTAGGTGTGGGATTTTggttttatcatatttaactgaATCTTATGTAATATCTACCCTAGATATGCTATGAGTTTTGCTGTAAATGACTGGAAGATGATTTACGTGAAGAGGACACCTGAGACTAACAAAGCCATCCATGTCCTTTCAAGTGGGTTCAAAGCTGTTCTTACTTGGCACAATATGCGAACGCTTCAGGTGAGAACCAGTACTTATCAAGCATTTATAGACGAGAAAACCTCTTTGAGCCATACTGATGTTATTGTGTCTTGGTTCTTTCTAAGGAATGTCGTGAAGCTGTTGGAGGCCAAGGTTTGAAAACCGAGTTGGTCATTTAAAAGGCGAATATGATGTGCAGACTACATTTGAGGGTGACAATAATGTACTGATGCAGCTGGTAGGTTAAGGAACATAATTAGTGCTGTGACTTTCTTTGTTTTGACAATACAATGTGACCTTATCCGTTCTTAGTGAAACTTAGGTGAGCAAGGCACTTTTTGTTGAATATGTATCGTGTAAGAAGAGAAATAAACCCTTCAAACGGTTGGGATTAGTGCACATGAACAGTCCACGTCCTGTATTGCCGACTCAACTCACATCATCTACCCTCGGATGCAGCCACTTCCAGGTCATAAATCTTTTCCCTCTCATTGATTATGTAGATGAACTCAGCTTTTTGTTGAACATCTCTTGTATTTCACTATTTTGTCCCTGCCAGAAAAATGTGTTCTGCTTAAGAGAGCGATATCTTCTAGAACGGTTTACTTCTCAAGTTGCAGAGCTTCAAGGGATGGGAGAAACCAGAGAGTTCTCCTTCCTCCTGGTTAGCATTTCTTCTCATATAACCTTTGTTTCAGTTCCTTATATATACAGTACATACAATAATGGTTCTTTGGCTCCTCCTCCAGAATCATCAACTTGGTGAAGAACTAAGTAAAGCTTTCACAGAAAAAGCAATACTGCAAACCGTTTTGGATGCTGAGGCCAAACTGCCTCCTGGCTCAGTTAAGGTGAGCTGCCAATAAGTTAAATGAtggttgttttttcttttagctAGGAGTCGCCTTAAGTTTCCGTATCATGTGATTTACTTTTGGCATAAAATGAATATATGGTCAAGGAAATGTACCAACTGGTTCCCTTTTCTTCATGGGAGCTTTAAATCTAGGACAAGCACAAtaagtttgaaaatatttcattaaacCTGATGTCATGTGAATTCTGTATATGTAGTTATGCTGTAGAATATACACTACTAGCAAATGCTGACCAGTATTTGTGTATTAAATGGTAGGATGTATTGGGTCTAGTAAGATCAATGTATGCATTGATAAGCTTGGAAGATGATCCATCGTTGCTGCGATACGGTTACCTCTCAAGAGATAACGTTGGAGATGTGAGGAGAGAAGTTTCGAAGCTGTGTGGAGAGCTTAGACCTCACGCACTTGCACTGGTGACTTCATTCGGGATACCTGATGTGTTCTTGTGTCCAATTTGCATTCAACTGGATCGAAGCCAATGTTTGGTCTTCAGTTTAGTACTTACCAATAATTACTTCCACAATTCCAAGATATCTATCTGAAGATATGGCTTATAATAAAAAAGGCTATGTTATGTAAGATCAAGTTTTGTGATTAACCTCAACACACCAGTTTTGGGACAATGATATTAGTAGAATGATTCGTTTGATAAGCCTACTCGAATCAGTGGAATCCGAAAATATGGAACAGAAAGAGGGGTAATTGCGTCTTTTTGCAGGAGCTAACAAACTCTTTTTGTATCTATCTGATTTTGAACTTTTGAGAATCCATAACACACCACCACTACTACTGCTAAACGAAATAACAATCccaagagatagagagagagagagacgaagaagaaggaaggatgaggaagaaggaagaaggaagtaTGAAGTTtaaagtagagaagaagatgagtctGGAAGAATACGTTGATTTCTTCTCCGTTGATACTGCCACGTCCGTCGACGACTTCACCATCTCTTACCTCAATcaggtttctctttctttctcccttCACTCCGCTTTTGCTCTTTTTCGATgattctcttcctcttctctaactaacatcgtcttcttcattcgACTCGTGCTTGTAGATCATTCATATGCACGGCTTCCGAAAGCTCCACAAAGCTcataaggtaaaaaaaaaaaaccaagatcaAATCTCACTCACCACCGATCATCATCCATCGCTGTTAGTTAGAAATTGCTTTTGGTTGAGAATCGATTTCGAATTTTATCCGATTTACGTCTGGGAATTTTAAATTTCTGGTTGGTTTAATTGatggatgttgttgttgttttaccAGAAAATTCTAGGCGAAGTCGTGGATGCACTAGATCTAATAGATCCCTCTCGATCGACTCTGAATTCAGTCTCGtcctcgtcgtcgtcgtcttcccTAACTCTCGACGAAGTCATAACCGACATCGAAGCTTTGAAATGGCAGGAATGCTGTTTCACCTCCCTCCAGATCATCAATTCCGATTCCCCAGTTCCCAAACCTTATCAGACCAAATCcaacaagagaaagaaacccTCCTCTATGACTACGACGACGATGAAGAAACCTCCTGCTGATGACAAGAGAgtcaccacaacaacaacaacaacagcaatgATCTCATCATTCCCCAGAAAGGTTCGAACCAAAAAGACTATGAAGACCATCACCTCTGTTAACGAAGCTGCTTCTGCACCTAAACCACTCTCTCACTACATCACTTTCCCTTCCAGGTTTCCTACTACTATCCCATAAATCTCACCTTCCACATTCCAAACAAAACTGTGTGTTTCCTAATTTTACTGTTTGTTCTTCTACATAGACATAGCTTTATATCAATAGAGAGATAACTATGCATTATTCAAGCAAAAATACAGAGTTACGTTACTATATATGAGCTTCAGTTACATTTGCATAATATAGTCCCAAAAGATGAAGAATAAGATAGGAACATTTACGATTACATTTACTCAAAAGCTCTTtcatataaaaggaaaaaaaaaagttcacatGATAGAACAAGCATTGGGATTCTCATCACTAAATTTGGCACCAGTTTGGTGGCTGAAGATAGAGGCATGAACAGGGTGGTGCCTGTAAGACGAATACTCATTGCTATCGTAACCATGCTTGTAATAGTTGTAAGAAGATGTTGGCACTGGTGCTGCGTGGTTTATTGGGCCGTTGCAGCCCTGAGGGTTGTAGAAGTATCCGCCGTTGCTGCTACTGCTTCCCCCACCTCCTAGGTGATCAGGGTTATATGGAAGCTGCCATAGCTCAGCTCGCCGACCtgtttttctcacttttttaaGAACTTTCTTCTGGTCGGCATAGCCTGTCACCGTCACTTTCTGCTGCATCGTGTCGATTTCTACTTCGTCCACTCCTGTTTTCATTATTTCAACAACAAACTAAAATTATGGCTATCTACTACACACAATATACATATAAAGCAATTTGTTAGAGATTAATGATGTTTCACCTCTCATCTTCTGAAGAGCATTTTTAACTCTGCTTTCGCATCCCACACAATCTATGTGAACTCTCATCTCAATAGTCTGTAGATGGATTAGAGATTGTTAAATTCATTTCATgtagaagacaacaaaaaaaaactaaaacagcATCGATCCATGCAATAAGACTaataagtaaaacaaaaaaattaaaccaaaagaaatatgCTTACCGTCATCTTGAActtttgttgatgattttggaATGAAGGTAGTCagatcaaaattttgaactttATGAATATTGATCAATGAATGGGCATTGGcatgtttgatatatatagtgTTCCTTGCTCTTCAAGCTTACGAACCcccttttcttgattttaaaattataagttttCTACATTTAATAATTTGGGGACCATAAATaaggtattattattattattgcaccgactttttatttgtaaaaccGTGTAGATATGAGTTGGGAAGAGGTTGCTTCTGATGGGCATCCACAACGGAAACTTATTCTAGTTTCAATATTTGTATTTTCGGCATTGCATGTAGCTTCAAATTTCAATCACATTTGATAGTTGACCCAtagattattcaaaaataaatatagatcgAGTCAATGAGTCATATAACTTATGTATCAACTTTACCAAAATAGTCATAATTTTG encodes the following:
- the LOC104754789 gene encoding acyl-coenzyme A oxidase 3, peroxisomal-like; translation: MSDNRALQRVNILVNHILQSSPTSSSNLSLTREICLQYSPPELNESCVFDVKEMRKLLDGHDVVDRDWIYGLMTQSNLFNRKERGGKIFVSPDYNQTMEQQREITMKRIWYLLENGVFQGWLTESGPEAELRKLALLEVCGIYDHSVSIKVGVHFFLWGNAVKFFGTKRHHEKWLKSTEDYVVKGCFAMTELGHGSNVRGIETVTTYDPTTEEFVISTPCESAQKYWIGGAANHATHTIVFSQLHINGTNQGVHAFIAQIRDQDGNICPNIRIADCGHKIGLNGVDNGRIWFDNLRIPRENLLNAVADVSSDGKYVSAIKDPDQRFGAFMAPLTSGRVTIASSAIYSAKVGLATAIRYSLSRRAFSVTANGPEVLLLDYPSHQRRLLPLLAKTYAMSFAANELKMIYVKRTPETNKAIHVVSSGFKAVLTWHNMRTLQECREAVGGQGIKTENLVGQLKGEFDVQTTFEGDNNVLMQQVSKALFAEYVSCKKRNKPFKGLGLEHMNGSRPVLPTQLTSSTLRCSQFQTNVFCLRERDLLEQFTSEIAQLQGRGESREISFLQSHQLAEDLGKAFTEKAILQTILDAEAKLPAGSVKDVLGLVRSMYALISLEEDPSLLRYGYLSRENVGDVRREVSKLCGELRPHALALVTSFGIPDSFLSPIAFNWVEANAWSSV
- the LOC104754791 gene encoding salivary glue protein Sgs-3-like, which produces MRKKEEGSMKFKVEKKMSLEEYVDFFSVDTATSVDDFTISYLNQIIHMHGFRKLHKAHKKILGEVVDALDLIDPSRSTLNSVSSSSSSSSLTLDEVITDIEALKWQECCFTSLQIINSDSPVPKPYQTKSNKRKKPSSMTTTTMKKPPADDKRVTTTTTTTAMISSFPRKVRTKKTMKTITSVNEAASAPKPLSHYITFPSRFPTTIP
- the LOC104754790 gene encoding heavy metal-associated isoprenylated plant protein 20-like translates to MTTIEMRVHIDCVGCESRVKNALQKMRGVDEVEIDTMQQKVTVTGYADQKKVLKKVRKTGRRAELWQLPYNPDHLGGGGSSSSNGGYFYNPQGCNGPINHAAPVPTSSYNYYKHGYDSNEYSSYRHHPVHASIFSHQTGAKFSDENPNACSIM